The DNA sequence GGACCGCCTAGGTTCACGGATTCATGGCTAAAATACTCATTTGGGTGATGGTCATAGTATGTCATCAACAACTGATGGGCCTCCTCGTTGTCATTGTCACTGACCCCAATTACAGCAGGCTTGCCTGggcatcttcctcaaacTTCATGTatcagaaaagaaaattAGACCGTGGGTCGTTCCCTTCCATTCCGTCCTAGGCAAAACGTTCCCTGTGTTAGGATGGACTCGTAAGTCCTGTCATCCTGTACTTCCGTTGTGACTCAGCAGCACTCCGCCCTGACGTCTGTGCGCGTTCTATAGAAATGCTTTTCGGCGTCGCCACCGCCCTCGGGTTCTGCCGTGGCGGAAACCTCGGACAATGTGCCGCCCATTATATCATGGGCTCCGCCTTCATTGGATATGGAGCAATTCTGGTCATCATGCTGAATCTTGGAGGTAAATggctggagagaagaggatgtagTCAGGAGATGTTGGACAGCAGTGTCATCACCGCCTGGGTAAGTGACTGTAGCGCCGAATATGGCCTAGGAGACGACTGATTGGAGTCAGGGTATTGTCAACACCTTTACTGAGCACCATGGTGGTCCTTGGACTCATAAGGATATGCAGCACACCATGATGGTAAGCCATATCCGATAAGTTATCATCCATAACTGATTTACTTTGCCATTAGGGCGTTCTCTGGTGGGCTGGTGGTATGCTTGGTATCTTCCTCAGCCGTGGTGGCAGACGATCATTTATCCCGTCCGTGATTATCATCATGACTGGATGGGGTATGAGTGCGCACGAGCAAGCTTTGATGATTTCTTCAAAGGTTTGTTTTGCATGGACCCGGAACTATTCTATCAAAGCTAACACTGGCGAACAGATCCATGCACTGTTCGGCTATGCTCTCATATCCGCTGGTGTTTTGAGGATTGTAGAAATATGTTTTGTCCTCAATGACAAGCCTACTCCTTCAAACGGTGCTATCCGAGTCTTCCAACACCTGCCTCCTTATGTGCGTTTTTGTTATCATGTGTTTGTTTATTCCCACTGATCTCAAGTTTCTTTCCAGCTTCTCGTCTTGGGCGGCACCCTCTTTATGTCAGCCACCGACGAAGAAATGCGCAACGCCGACTCTCTTGGTGTCGACCACGTCACTTACGCtctctttgacttctccctctccttcctaATCTATCTTGTCATCACTTTCCTCGTTCACTTGTACTCGAATTCGGGCCGGAATGCACTGCAAAAGGAGAACAGCGGAGAAGAAATCTTCGACTCTGAACGGGCCGAGGAGCACGGTTACGCCAAGGTCCCCACAGAGCAAAGGGAACAAATAAGAGGGGATAATGACttggatggggatggggatgggcCAGAGGCTTATGAGATGGCGGACAGGGATTCCAGTGGGGAAAGTGAAGCGGTCAAGATTGGaggtgaggatgaagtggattggatgggaaggaggggacCGGTCAATCTGTAGCTTTCATAAATCATTATCAGTTTAGTGAGGTTACAATTTACTCGATGTCTTGGCAAATCAAAATGCTCTTTACGAATGTATCTCTATCAAACCTAGTATTGACTCGTCATAAACACATCATGCAAAGAATATCGTCATCCTACAAGCCCTACGATCGCGACTCTACAACAACCTTCCCAAGCTCTTATTTCACCATCCCCCCGCCATCTCAAAAGAGAATTAATCAGGAACAAGTGCATCCGCTCTACTCTGGCAGAAAAGAAACAGGTATAGGTTAAAAAAGGTGCTATACCGCACAAGTggaaggaaatgaatgATCTATTGAACTCTTTGTTTGAAGCCCATGAAGCCGGGAGTTGCCTGATGGGGGGTATATGTTTTAAGGATTTAATATCGGTTTTGGAGACGTATAATGAAGGTCGAAAGAAAGGATAGGTGACGTTTTGGGGTTTTTACTCTGTTGCACAGTGGTCAACGTCGATATAATgacaagatgaaaagagtGATTGAGACTTACGCTGCGCGCACTGCACACCAGGCCTtccatcatcgtcttcatcatccatctcctcgtcctcaccAGTCGCCGCATTCTTCGCATGCCTCTCGTTGGGCTCGGAAAGCACAACCTCGTCGATGTGAATCTTCTTA is a window from the Cryptococcus neoformans var. neoformans JEC21 chromosome 2 sequence genome containing:
- a CDS encoding membrane protein, putative, giving the protein MSRIPIYLLALLAYVHYAQAHEHHNVTEIDTSVPFDARIYIHMTLQTYLWAIAFPLGMVLGLSKSKYHVPLQSVNTVLSFIGIYFGHHHGGRQFPATVHGFMAKILIWVMVIQACLGIFLKLHVSEKKIRPWVVPFHSVLGKTFPVLGWTQMLFGVATALGFCRGGNLGQCAAHYIMGSAFIGYGAILVIMLNLGGKWLERRGCSQEMLDSSVITAWGIVNTFTEHHGGPWTHKDMQHTMMGVLWWAGGMLGIFLSRGGRRSFIPSVIIIMTGWGMSAHEQALMISSKIHALFGYALISAGVLRIVEICFVLNDKPTPSNGAIRVFQHLPPYLLVLGGTLFMSATDEEMRNADSLGVDHVTYALFDFSLSFLIYLVITFLVHLYSNSGRNALQKENSGEEIFDSERAEEHGYAKVPTEQREQIRGDNDLDGDGDGPEAYEMADRDSSGESEAVKIGGEDEVDWMGRRGPVNL